From Etheostoma spectabile isolate EspeVRDwgs_2016 chromosome 8, UIUC_Espe_1.0, whole genome shotgun sequence, a single genomic window includes:
- the bbs10 gene encoding BBSome complex assembly protein BBS10, with the protein MEHLHLEHVLQTVCVLESVVLRCFGPEGGQVLFTRDTGQAMLSRSGTHILTALRLEHPLARMVVECVLKHSTVTGDGSKTFILLLASLLRMIHKTACKEPNVSYAYNSRDTAEASTARHLADKMLALALEELDDIIAMGVVPYGCCLSWEDFTSKTKLPAGTINHSVQKLLETFFHSRLGHTHCDFISNLTCEMLTHWKFKSDLPSSLLQFVNDNFAALHTPVSGFPVSCSRLIEGQVIHRDFATPCPQTKNQPVKAVVFTGCLQPKLLSAGEVLVLECGEQGREENSRKESSVVQFTAWSERSLGCVIAKLQSLGVSVLLSAVKQSAAVLALAAQAEMCIVECVSVDELSLFAQLSAATPVSDCWKIEPEHVATLTFCRPILLGAHRYVHVAFHDSEERVTVKPCSLVICGPGEGQTDQYACAFQDAIHMLLSTWEPIGITATTASKKTLQPNKRTCLHVDNRIIKASPFQPCVLEPGCVIPAGGTFEFLLNHALLQHGSSCSISDNTIMGVPAVSQLLANALLSVPRHIYSYSLQRFLLTQTRLLSFIRNHSYPFGHINKQGHNTVLIQGRGKSESPLEESKVINHCCGETDISQVFMSDSGLESISCKYQLLVAVLQCVSSLLHVDTVLHTHTAIHTSSRRLANISWEGTEDEAED; encoded by the exons ATGGAGCATCTTCACCTGGAACATGTTctgcagactgtgtgtgtgttggaatcCGTTGTCCTCCGCTGTTTTGGCCCTGAAGGAGGACAGGTGTTGTTCACCCGAGACACAGGACAGGCGATGTTGAGCCGTAGTGGGACTCACATTCTCACTGCGCTACGTCTGGAGCATCCACTGGCCAG gatGGTGGTGGAGTGTGTCTTGAAACACAGCACTGTAACAGGCGATGGATCCAAGACTTTTATCCTACTGCTGGCGTCATTACTACGGATGATTCATAAAACAGCCTGCAAGGAGCCTAATGTGTCTTACGCCTATAACTCCAGGGATACAGCAGAGGCTTCTACTGCCAGGCACTTGGCTGACAAAATGCTGGCATTGGCATTGGAGGAGTTGGATGATATCATTGCCATGGGAGTGGTCCCGTATGGATGCTGTCTTTCATGGGAGGATTTCACCTCAAAAACAAAATTACCAGCAGGCACAATCAATCACTCTGTCCAAAAGCTGCTGGAAACATTCTTTCATTCACGTCTGGGTCACACTCACTGTGACTTTATTAGCAACCTCACCTGTGAAATGCTCACTCACTGGAAGTTCAAAAGTGACCTACCGTCGTCACTACTTCAGTTTGTAAATGACAACTTTGCTGCCTTGCATACACCTGTATCAGGCTTCCCTGTTAGTTGTTCACGTTTGATTGAAGGGCAGGTCATTCACAGGGACTTTGCTACGCCCTGCCCTCAGACTAAAAACCAGCCAGTTAAAGCTGTAGTTTTCACTGGGTGCCTGCAGCCAAAATTGCTCAGTGCAGGAGAGGTGCTGGTGCTGGAATGTGGAGAGCAAGGGAGGGAGGAGAATTCAAGGAAGGAGAGTAGTGTTGTGCAGTTTACTGCCTGGTCAGAAAGATCACTAGGGTGTGTCATTGCAAAGCTGCAGAGTTTGGGTGTCTCTGTGCTCCTGTCTGCAGTGAAACAGTCTGCTGCTGTCCTGGCTTTAGCTGCACAGGCAGAGATGTGCATTGTGGAATGTGTCAGTGTAGATGAGCTGTCTCTCTTTGCCCAGTTAAGTGCGGCCACACCTGTCTCAGACTGCTGGAAGATTGAACCAGAGCACGTTGCTACACTGACCTTTTGCAGACCAATACTGCTGGGAGCCCATAG GTATGTCCATGTGGCTTTCCATGATTCAGAGGAAAGGGTCACAGTCAAACCCTGTAGTCTGGTCATTTGTGGCCCAGGGGAAGGGCAAACTGACCAGTATGCATGTGCATTTCAAGATGCAATCCACATGCTACTTTCAACTTGGGAGCCTATTGGTATAACTGCCACTACAGCATCAAAGAAGACCTTGCAGCCAAACaaaagaacatgtttacatgtggACAATCGCATCATCAAGGCATCTCCCTTCCAGCCGTGTGTGTTGGAGCCAGGCTGTGTTATACCTGCAGGTGGGACATTTGAATTTCTCTTAAACCATGCCCTCCTACAACATGGCAGCAGTTGCTCAATTTCTGATAACACAATTATGGGTGTCCCTGCGGTTTCCCAGCTCTTGGCAAATGCTCTACTAAGCGTGCCCCGACATATTTACTCCTACAGTCTGCAACGTTTCCTGCTGACTCAAACCAGGCTCCTGAGTTTTATTCGAAATCATTCCTACCCTTTTGGCcacataaacaaacaaggaCACAACACAGTCCTCATACAGGGTCGGGGTAAAAGTGAAAGTCCTCTAGAGGAGAGTAAAGTAATAAATCATTGTTGTGGAGAAACTGACATATCACAAGTTTTTATGTCGGACTCGGGCCTTGAATCTATCTCCTGTAAATACCAGCTGCTTGTGGCTGTGCTGCAGTGTGTCTCAAGTCTTCTCCATGTGGACACCGTgctgcacacgcacacagccaTACACACTTCGTCACGCAGACTTGCAAACATTTCCTGGGAGGGCACAGAGGACGAGGCTGAAGACTGA